DNA sequence from the Mangifera indica cultivar Alphonso chromosome 18, CATAS_Mindica_2.1, whole genome shotgun sequence genome:
ATCATAAAATGAGCAACATCTGAAAGAGAATTTCACTACACTATTAGTATCAGATTGTTGCTAAAAATAACTGATACAAGGAGAACTATCACATAACTGTTGACCGTTCCCTTAatcatatttaactttttttttttttgaaacataagCCTCCTGTTATAAGATAATCCTCAGCCTGCAGGAGTTTCACTCTCAGTACATCTCTTAATTAGTCCAAGTTGTCTCGACAAACGATTAACGATCAAACAATTCTTATCTGATACTCtgcaataaaaaagaaagaacagaAGAATCTCTTCATATTCCGATCGCTACCACCTTAGCATATAATGAGCAACACTCTTAGTGAAAGAGAAATTACATCAACACCTCCAAAGCAACAGCACAGCAGATTTATAGATTTTCTCAATAGCCCAAAAGATTTAGTACTGCAAGGTGATCTTACACAGTTGCATAAGGGGTATATAGTCTATAAACAATCAAGAGAACATTGTTTACTTGAATTACATTACTAATGTATTCAGGTTTTTATGCAAGTCTATCAAACTTGTTACCGTGTTCATGCATAATATAGTAGGACACACCAAACATATCCTTAATGCACAATCTATGAACCgaacaaaaaatttgatgaaactaTATCCAGATATATTTCAGATCATAGAGCAAACGGTCAATGTGCAAAAATGATCTTCTATTAGAACATATGAAGCACCATATTCTCAAACTCCACAAAGAGTTCTTCCGATCACGATTTTTCTCTGTATGTTGTAACTGCTAAAGgtaatgtttaattaaaacaaaaaactccTTGGTTATGAGCAATCAACATTATTAGGTGGCCTTTTAGTTGGTTAAATAGTTATAATTACAACCAAAGTAACCCATAGAGAACATAGCAGGTTCCCACCAAATTTGTGCAGAGTGATTAAACAGAATTCTTCACAAACGAATcctaaaaagagaaaagttcaTACATCACCTGAACAAATGAAGCTTGGACTGGCCATCAAAGCTTGGATCCCACCACTGGTGAATTCCGTGTGCTCGTCTGAAATCCAGACTCTGGCTCATATTGATAGTCAGATATGCTGAAGGCAGCAGATGCAAGGGTTCGCAATCCCTCACTCCCGCACTACAGATCATATTCCCAATAGAATTTTGCATTGCAagtctctcaatctttgtagctcCAACCTCCTCCATCTTCTTTCTATGCTGAAAATAACCGATATATTCAGAGCAGATGTGATCACCTGGGTTAACAAATAGGTAAGGAACCCAGTCAGATAATACAAAAAAAGGGTCATCATTTCCAGAACCATGGTGTTGGCCTTTTACAGCAACAGCTATCCCTGCTTTCATAACACTGCTTGCCATCCGAATCCCGTGctttacttttttattactaatacaTTCTATGGGGACAGAAAAAAATGGTGGATTGAAAAGATATGTTTCAATAGGATAATTTAGCTTGGTCATATTCTTCCCTACAAGCAAAGCAATAGCTGATCCCAGAGAATGTCCAGCTAACCAAATATTATCTGGTCCAACTGTCGCAACTACATCCTTTACAGCCTGCATTGCAAGCTGAAAGCGGGAACTTTGATGAAGTTTACTGCACATGGCCTGAATGTCCAGCTTAGCATCTCTTAATCTGGAATCTGGTTTGTTTAGTGTTCCTCGGAAGGCAATAACATATTTTGGGGCATTATGAGAAAAACCAAACGATTTATGTTCATAAATCGCACCAAAGATTGAGAAATCAACATCATCAATAAGTGGACAAACTAATTGAAAGTGGAAGAAGTTCCACCATGGAGAAGCATGAGATTGGTTCCCTTGGCGCTTTTGTTGGCGGTCACGTTCTAGAATGTATACTCCTTGAACCAAGCTTGCAGCAACTGATTTTCGGTGATTTAAATTTTCCCTGTAAATGTGTTATTGTGACAAAAAGCTCAATTGAATAATT
Encoded proteins:
- the LOC123201804 gene encoding GDSL esterase/lipase At4g10955-like; this translates as MEERERGKQDAVASVREIFRLSGPLYLNAVDWENLNHRKSVAASLVQGVYILERDRQQKRQGNQSHASPWWNFFHFQLVCPLIDDVDFSIFGAIYEHKSFGFSHNAPKYVIAFRGTLNKPDSRLRDAKLDIQAMCSKLHQSSRFQLAMQAVKDVVATVGPDNIWLAGHSLGSAIALLVGKNMTKLNYPIETYLFNPPFFSVPIECISNKKVKHGIRMASSVMKAGIAVAVKGQHHGSGNDDPFFVLSDWVPYLFVNPGDHICSEYIGYFQHRKKMEEVGATKIERLAMQNSIGNMICSAGVRDCEPLHLLPSAYLTINMSQSLDFRRAHGIHQWWDPSFDGQSKLHLFRVSDKNCLIVNRLSRQLGLIKRCTESETPAG